One genomic window of Desulfovibrio psychrotolerans includes the following:
- the kdsA gene encoding 3-deoxy-8-phosphooctulonate synthase: MHAENNGTLYETLATGPFIFAGPCALESFELALETAHAVKEAALAHGLTAVFKSSYDKANRTSLDGFRGPGLAKGLEWLARIKEATGLPVVTDIHEPEQAVHVAEVADVLQIPAFLCRQTSLLLAAANTGRVVNVKKGQFVAPWDMKPALDKLFSTGNRRILLTERGASFGYNNLVVDFRSLPIMQGFGVPVVFDATHSVQLPGGQGASSGGDRRFVPHLARAAVAAGVNGVFLECHPDPDKALCDGPNSWPLDKLDALLADLSTLWNITYAC, encoded by the coding sequence ATGCACGCAGAAAATAACGGCACCCTCTACGAAACCCTTGCCACCGGCCCGTTCATCTTTGCCGGCCCCTGTGCGCTGGAAAGCTTTGAACTGGCTCTGGAAACCGCTCACGCGGTGAAAGAGGCCGCGCTGGCCCATGGGCTTACGGCCGTTTTTAAAAGTTCCTACGACAAGGCAAACCGAACTTCTTTGGACGGGTTTCGTGGTCCGGGACTGGCCAAGGGGCTGGAATGGCTGGCCCGAATAAAGGAGGCCACAGGGCTGCCTGTGGTGACGGATATCCATGAGCCGGAGCAGGCCGTTCATGTGGCTGAGGTGGCTGACGTGCTCCAGATTCCCGCCTTTCTGTGCCGCCAGACCAGCCTTTTGCTTGCTGCGGCCAACACCGGGCGCGTGGTGAACGTAAAGAAGGGGCAGTTTGTTGCGCCATGGGACATGAAGCCTGCGCTGGACAAGCTTTTCTCAACCGGCAACCGCCGAATCCTGCTCACAGAGCGAGGGGCCTCGTTCGGCTATAACAATCTTGTGGTGGATTTTCGTTCCCTGCCCATCATGCAAGGGTTCGGCGTGCCCGTTGTCTTTGATGCCACCCATTCCGTGCAGTTGCCGGGTGGACAGGGCGCAAGCTCCGGCGGAGACAGGCGGTTTGTGCCGCATCTGGCCCGCGCGGCGGTAGCCGCCGGTGTGAACGGGGTGTTCCTTGAATGCCACCCGGACCCGGACAAGGCCCTGTGCGACGGCCCGAACAGCTGGCCGCTGGACAAGCTGGACGCGCTTCTCGCTGATCTTTCAACCCTGTGGAACATAACGTATGCGTGCTGA
- a CDS encoding KdsC family phosphatase: MRAEEIARNIHVIVLDCDGVLTDGGLYYDVQGNVSKRFNVQDGLGIKVAQSQGIHVAVITGLESEAVKSRILSLGIDDYFAGYLDKMDCLEQIRVKYGIELSQMAYVGDDWVDLAPMRAVGLAVAVSNAQPEVCELAHFVTQRRGGDGAVREVIRFVLKAQGKLADAMARWNE, translated from the coding sequence ATGCGTGCTGAGGAAATTGCCCGTAACATCCACGTTATCGTGCTGGACTGCGACGGGGTGCTCACAGACGGGGGACTGTATTACGATGTGCAGGGAAACGTTTCCAAACGGTTCAACGTGCAGGACGGGCTGGGCATAAAGGTCGCGCAGAGTCAGGGCATTCATGTGGCTGTTATCACCGGGCTTGAGTCCGAGGCGGTCAAAAGCCGGATTCTCTCGCTGGGCATAGATGACTATTTTGCGGGATATCTGGACAAAATGGACTGTTTGGAGCAAATCCGAGTCAAGTACGGCATCGAATTGAGCCAGATGGCCTATGTGGGTGATGACTGGGTTGACCTTGCGCCTATGCGTGCCGTCGGTTTGGCCGTGGCAGTGTCCAATGCCCAGCCGGAGGTGTGCGAACTGGCGCACTTTGTTACCCAGAGGCGGGGCGGAGACGGAGCCGTACGCGAAGTGATACGGTTTGTCCTCAAGGCGCAGGGCAAGCTTGCAGACGCCATGGCCCGCTGGAACGAGTAG